The following proteins are encoded in a genomic region of Phalacrocorax carbo chromosome 2, bPhaCar2.1, whole genome shotgun sequence:
- the RIOK3 gene encoding serine/threonine-protein kinase RIO3 isoform X3, whose translation MNPCPWGARNTTSISCSLADVMSEQLAKELQLEEENAAFPEVVAVAEGPFITGENTDTSSDLMLAQMLQMEFDREYDAQLRREEKKINGDSKVSISFENYRKVHPYDSDSSEDEVDWQDTRHDPYRADKPTTTPRKGFTGKGKDITTKHDEVVCGRKNTARMENFAPEFQVGDGIGMDLKLSNQVFNALKQHAYSEERRSARLHEKKEHSTAEKAVDPKTRLLLYKMVNAGMLETITGCISTGKESVVFHAYGGKSATEDKVIPPECAIKVFKTTLNEFKNRDKYIKDDYRFKDRFSKLNPRKIIRMWAEKEMHNLTRMQNAGIPCPQVVILKKHILVMSFIGQDQLPAPKLKDVTLSSEDMKKAYYQILNMMQQLYKECNLVHADLSEYNMLWHDGKVWLIDVSQSVEPTHPHGLEFLFRDCRNVSQFFQKGGVAEALNERELFNAVSGLNITADNEVDFQAEIEALEKMNEDHVQNHGKKLSMFSSDGDPPIYNE comes from the exons ATGAACCCG TGTCCGTGGGGAGCCCGTAACACAACATCGATATCATGTTCCCTGGCTGACGTAATGAGTGAACAGCTGGCGAaagagctgcagctggaagaagaaaatgctgcttttcctgaagTGGTTGC TGTTGCTGAAGGACCATTTATTACAGGAGAAAATACTGACACTTCTAGTGACCTAATGCTAGCTCAGATGCTGCAGATGGAATTTGATAGGGAATATGATGCACAGCTTCGGCGTGAAGAGAAGAAGATCAATGGAGACAGCAAAG tCTCTATATCCTTTGAAAATTATCGGAAGGTGCATCCTTATGACAGTGACAGCTCCGAGGATGAGGTTGATTGGCAGGATACTCGGCATGATCCTTATAGAGCAG ATAAACCTACTACTACACCGAGAAAGGGCttcacaggaaaaggaaaagacatcACTACTAAACATGATGAAGTGGTATGTGGAAGAAAGAACACTGCTCGCATGGAAAAT TTTGCACCTGAATTCCAAGTTGGGGATGGAATTGGGATGGACTTAAAGCTGTCAAATCAAGTCTTCAATGCCCTAAAGCAACACGCGTACTCTGAGGAACGTCGAAGTGCAAGGCTCCATGAGAAGAAGGAGCACTCCACTGca GAAAAAGCAGTGGATCCTAAAACGCGTTTACTTCTGTACAAGATGGTCAATGCTGGGATGCTGGAGACCATCACAGGCTGCATCAGCACAGGAAAAGAATCTGTTGTTTTTCATGCATATGGAGGAAA AAGTGCAACTGAAGATAAAGTTATACCTCCAGAATGTGCCATCAAAGTGTTTAAAACAACTCTTAATGAATTCAAGAACCGTGACAAATACATTAAGGATGACTACAGATTTAAAGACCGCTTCAGTAAATTGAATCCACGAAAGATTATTCGTATGTGGGCTGAGAAAGAAATGCATAACTTAacaag AATGCAAAATGCAGGAATTCCTTGTCCTCAAGTGGTTATCCTTAAGAAACACATCTTGGTTATGTCTTTCATTGGCCAAGATCAACTCCCAGCTCCTAAACTAAAGGATGTAACACTTAGTAGTGAAGATATGAAAAAAGCCTACTACCAGATTCTTAAT ATGATGCAGCAGTTGTATAAGGAGTGCAACCTGGTCCACGCAGATCTGAGCGAATACAACATGCTTTGGCATGACGGGAAG GTCTGGCTTATTGATGTCAGTCAGTCTGTGGAGCCGACCCATCCCCATGGACTTGAGTTTTTGTTCAGAGACTGTAGGAATGTTTCACAG TTCTTCCAGAAAGGAGGTGTGGCAGAAGCACTTAATGAGCGTGAACTCTTCAATGCTGTCTCAGGTTTAAATATTACAGCTGACAATGAAGTAGACTTCCAAGCAGAG ATTGAAGCTTTGGAGAAGATGAATGAAGATCACGTGCAGAATCATGGAAAGAAGCTGTCAATGTTTTCAAGCGATGGAGACCCACCTATATATAATGAATAG
- the RIOK3 gene encoding serine/threonine-protein kinase RIO3 isoform X2, whose translation MNPVGVAAAAPEAGPGPAWQSKCPWGARNTTSISCSLADVMSEQLAKELQLEEENAAFPEVVAVAEGPFITGENTDTSSDLMLAQMLQMEFDREYDAQLRREEKKINGDSKVSISFENYRKVHPYDSDSSEDEVDWQDTRHDPYRADKPTTTPRKGFTGKGKDITTKHDEVVCGRKNTARMENFAPEFQVGDGIGMDLKLSNQVFNALKQHAYSEERRSARLHEKKEHSTAEKAVDPKTRLLLYKMVNAGMLETITGCISTGKESVVFHAYGGNATEDKVIPPECAIKVFKTTLNEFKNRDKYIKDDYRFKDRFSKLNPRKIIRMWAEKEMHNLTRMQNAGIPCPQVVILKKHILVMSFIGQDQLPAPKLKDVTLSSEDMKKAYYQILNMMQQLYKECNLVHADLSEYNMLWHDGKVWLIDVSQSVEPTHPHGLEFLFRDCRNVSQFFQKGGVAEALNERELFNAVSGLNITADNEVDFQAEIEALEKMNEDHVQNHGKKLSMFSSDGDPPIYNE comes from the exons ATGAACCCGGTAGGagtcgccgccgccgcccccgaggccgggccgggccccgcctGGCAGAGCAAG TGTCCGTGGGGAGCCCGTAACACAACATCGATATCATGTTCCCTGGCTGACGTAATGAGTGAACAGCTGGCGAaagagctgcagctggaagaagaaaatgctgcttttcctgaagTGGTTGC TGTTGCTGAAGGACCATTTATTACAGGAGAAAATACTGACACTTCTAGTGACCTAATGCTAGCTCAGATGCTGCAGATGGAATTTGATAGGGAATATGATGCACAGCTTCGGCGTGAAGAGAAGAAGATCAATGGAGACAGCAAAG tCTCTATATCCTTTGAAAATTATCGGAAGGTGCATCCTTATGACAGTGACAGCTCCGAGGATGAGGTTGATTGGCAGGATACTCGGCATGATCCTTATAGAGCAG ATAAACCTACTACTACACCGAGAAAGGGCttcacaggaaaaggaaaagacatcACTACTAAACATGATGAAGTGGTATGTGGAAGAAAGAACACTGCTCGCATGGAAAAT TTTGCACCTGAATTCCAAGTTGGGGATGGAATTGGGATGGACTTAAAGCTGTCAAATCAAGTCTTCAATGCCCTAAAGCAACACGCGTACTCTGAGGAACGTCGAAGTGCAAGGCTCCATGAGAAGAAGGAGCACTCCACTGca GAAAAAGCAGTGGATCCTAAAACGCGTTTACTTCTGTACAAGATGGTCAATGCTGGGATGCTGGAGACCATCACAGGCTGCATCAGCACAGGAAAAGAATCTGTTGTTTTTCATGCATATGGAGGAAA TGCAACTGAAGATAAAGTTATACCTCCAGAATGTGCCATCAAAGTGTTTAAAACAACTCTTAATGAATTCAAGAACCGTGACAAATACATTAAGGATGACTACAGATTTAAAGACCGCTTCAGTAAATTGAATCCACGAAAGATTATTCGTATGTGGGCTGAGAAAGAAATGCATAACTTAacaag AATGCAAAATGCAGGAATTCCTTGTCCTCAAGTGGTTATCCTTAAGAAACACATCTTGGTTATGTCTTTCATTGGCCAAGATCAACTCCCAGCTCCTAAACTAAAGGATGTAACACTTAGTAGTGAAGATATGAAAAAAGCCTACTACCAGATTCTTAAT ATGATGCAGCAGTTGTATAAGGAGTGCAACCTGGTCCACGCAGATCTGAGCGAATACAACATGCTTTGGCATGACGGGAAG GTCTGGCTTATTGATGTCAGTCAGTCTGTGGAGCCGACCCATCCCCATGGACTTGAGTTTTTGTTCAGAGACTGTAGGAATGTTTCACAG TTCTTCCAGAAAGGAGGTGTGGCAGAAGCACTTAATGAGCGTGAACTCTTCAATGCTGTCTCAGGTTTAAATATTACAGCTGACAATGAAGTAGACTTCCAAGCAGAG ATTGAAGCTTTGGAGAAGATGAATGAAGATCACGTGCAGAATCATGGAAAGAAGCTGTCAATGTTTTCAAGCGATGGAGACCCACCTATATATAATGAATAG
- the RIOK3 gene encoding serine/threonine-protein kinase RIO3 isoform X1 — protein MNPVGVAAAAPEAGPGPAWQSKCPWGARNTTSISCSLADVMSEQLAKELQLEEENAAFPEVVAVAEGPFITGENTDTSSDLMLAQMLQMEFDREYDAQLRREEKKINGDSKVSISFENYRKVHPYDSDSSEDEVDWQDTRHDPYRADKPTTTPRKGFTGKGKDITTKHDEVVCGRKNTARMENFAPEFQVGDGIGMDLKLSNQVFNALKQHAYSEERRSARLHEKKEHSTAEKAVDPKTRLLLYKMVNAGMLETITGCISTGKESVVFHAYGGKSATEDKVIPPECAIKVFKTTLNEFKNRDKYIKDDYRFKDRFSKLNPRKIIRMWAEKEMHNLTRMQNAGIPCPQVVILKKHILVMSFIGQDQLPAPKLKDVTLSSEDMKKAYYQILNMMQQLYKECNLVHADLSEYNMLWHDGKVWLIDVSQSVEPTHPHGLEFLFRDCRNVSQFFQKGGVAEALNERELFNAVSGLNITADNEVDFQAEIEALEKMNEDHVQNHGKKLSMFSSDGDPPIYNE, from the exons ATGAACCCGGTAGGagtcgccgccgccgcccccgaggccgggccgggccccgcctGGCAGAGCAAG TGTCCGTGGGGAGCCCGTAACACAACATCGATATCATGTTCCCTGGCTGACGTAATGAGTGAACAGCTGGCGAaagagctgcagctggaagaagaaaatgctgcttttcctgaagTGGTTGC TGTTGCTGAAGGACCATTTATTACAGGAGAAAATACTGACACTTCTAGTGACCTAATGCTAGCTCAGATGCTGCAGATGGAATTTGATAGGGAATATGATGCACAGCTTCGGCGTGAAGAGAAGAAGATCAATGGAGACAGCAAAG tCTCTATATCCTTTGAAAATTATCGGAAGGTGCATCCTTATGACAGTGACAGCTCCGAGGATGAGGTTGATTGGCAGGATACTCGGCATGATCCTTATAGAGCAG ATAAACCTACTACTACACCGAGAAAGGGCttcacaggaaaaggaaaagacatcACTACTAAACATGATGAAGTGGTATGTGGAAGAAAGAACACTGCTCGCATGGAAAAT TTTGCACCTGAATTCCAAGTTGGGGATGGAATTGGGATGGACTTAAAGCTGTCAAATCAAGTCTTCAATGCCCTAAAGCAACACGCGTACTCTGAGGAACGTCGAAGTGCAAGGCTCCATGAGAAGAAGGAGCACTCCACTGca GAAAAAGCAGTGGATCCTAAAACGCGTTTACTTCTGTACAAGATGGTCAATGCTGGGATGCTGGAGACCATCACAGGCTGCATCAGCACAGGAAAAGAATCTGTTGTTTTTCATGCATATGGAGGAAA AAGTGCAACTGAAGATAAAGTTATACCTCCAGAATGTGCCATCAAAGTGTTTAAAACAACTCTTAATGAATTCAAGAACCGTGACAAATACATTAAGGATGACTACAGATTTAAAGACCGCTTCAGTAAATTGAATCCACGAAAGATTATTCGTATGTGGGCTGAGAAAGAAATGCATAACTTAacaag AATGCAAAATGCAGGAATTCCTTGTCCTCAAGTGGTTATCCTTAAGAAACACATCTTGGTTATGTCTTTCATTGGCCAAGATCAACTCCCAGCTCCTAAACTAAAGGATGTAACACTTAGTAGTGAAGATATGAAAAAAGCCTACTACCAGATTCTTAAT ATGATGCAGCAGTTGTATAAGGAGTGCAACCTGGTCCACGCAGATCTGAGCGAATACAACATGCTTTGGCATGACGGGAAG GTCTGGCTTATTGATGTCAGTCAGTCTGTGGAGCCGACCCATCCCCATGGACTTGAGTTTTTGTTCAGAGACTGTAGGAATGTTTCACAG TTCTTCCAGAAAGGAGGTGTGGCAGAAGCACTTAATGAGCGTGAACTCTTCAATGCTGTCTCAGGTTTAAATATTACAGCTGACAATGAAGTAGACTTCCAAGCAGAG ATTGAAGCTTTGGAGAAGATGAATGAAGATCACGTGCAGAATCATGGAAAGAAGCTGTCAATGTTTTCAAGCGATGGAGACCCACCTATATATAATGAATAG
- the RIOK3 gene encoding serine/threonine-protein kinase RIO3 isoform X4, with product MSEQLAKELQLEEENAAFPEVVAVAEGPFITGENTDTSSDLMLAQMLQMEFDREYDAQLRREEKKINGDSKVSISFENYRKVHPYDSDSSEDEVDWQDTRHDPYRADKPTTTPRKGFTGKGKDITTKHDEVVCGRKNTARMENFAPEFQVGDGIGMDLKLSNQVFNALKQHAYSEERRSARLHEKKEHSTAEKAVDPKTRLLLYKMVNAGMLETITGCISTGKESVVFHAYGGKSATEDKVIPPECAIKVFKTTLNEFKNRDKYIKDDYRFKDRFSKLNPRKIIRMWAEKEMHNLTRMQNAGIPCPQVVILKKHILVMSFIGQDQLPAPKLKDVTLSSEDMKKAYYQILNMMQQLYKECNLVHADLSEYNMLWHDGKVWLIDVSQSVEPTHPHGLEFLFRDCRNVSQFFQKGGVAEALNERELFNAVSGLNITADNEVDFQAEIEALEKMNEDHVQNHGKKLSMFSSDGDPPIYNE from the exons ATGAGTGAACAGCTGGCGAaagagctgcagctggaagaagaaaatgctgcttttcctgaagTGGTTGC TGTTGCTGAAGGACCATTTATTACAGGAGAAAATACTGACACTTCTAGTGACCTAATGCTAGCTCAGATGCTGCAGATGGAATTTGATAGGGAATATGATGCACAGCTTCGGCGTGAAGAGAAGAAGATCAATGGAGACAGCAAAG tCTCTATATCCTTTGAAAATTATCGGAAGGTGCATCCTTATGACAGTGACAGCTCCGAGGATGAGGTTGATTGGCAGGATACTCGGCATGATCCTTATAGAGCAG ATAAACCTACTACTACACCGAGAAAGGGCttcacaggaaaaggaaaagacatcACTACTAAACATGATGAAGTGGTATGTGGAAGAAAGAACACTGCTCGCATGGAAAAT TTTGCACCTGAATTCCAAGTTGGGGATGGAATTGGGATGGACTTAAAGCTGTCAAATCAAGTCTTCAATGCCCTAAAGCAACACGCGTACTCTGAGGAACGTCGAAGTGCAAGGCTCCATGAGAAGAAGGAGCACTCCACTGca GAAAAAGCAGTGGATCCTAAAACGCGTTTACTTCTGTACAAGATGGTCAATGCTGGGATGCTGGAGACCATCACAGGCTGCATCAGCACAGGAAAAGAATCTGTTGTTTTTCATGCATATGGAGGAAA AAGTGCAACTGAAGATAAAGTTATACCTCCAGAATGTGCCATCAAAGTGTTTAAAACAACTCTTAATGAATTCAAGAACCGTGACAAATACATTAAGGATGACTACAGATTTAAAGACCGCTTCAGTAAATTGAATCCACGAAAGATTATTCGTATGTGGGCTGAGAAAGAAATGCATAACTTAacaag AATGCAAAATGCAGGAATTCCTTGTCCTCAAGTGGTTATCCTTAAGAAACACATCTTGGTTATGTCTTTCATTGGCCAAGATCAACTCCCAGCTCCTAAACTAAAGGATGTAACACTTAGTAGTGAAGATATGAAAAAAGCCTACTACCAGATTCTTAAT ATGATGCAGCAGTTGTATAAGGAGTGCAACCTGGTCCACGCAGATCTGAGCGAATACAACATGCTTTGGCATGACGGGAAG GTCTGGCTTATTGATGTCAGTCAGTCTGTGGAGCCGACCCATCCCCATGGACTTGAGTTTTTGTTCAGAGACTGTAGGAATGTTTCACAG TTCTTCCAGAAAGGAGGTGTGGCAGAAGCACTTAATGAGCGTGAACTCTTCAATGCTGTCTCAGGTTTAAATATTACAGCTGACAATGAAGTAGACTTCCAAGCAGAG ATTGAAGCTTTGGAGAAGATGAATGAAGATCACGTGCAGAATCATGGAAAGAAGCTGTCAATGTTTTCAAGCGATGGAGACCCACCTATATATAATGAATAG